The nucleotide sequence CGATAAACACACGCACGACCACTGCACCCATTGTGGTTCTGAAAATATCGACCACGCGACACGGGTGATAGGCTATCTCAAACGCATTACTAATTTCTCTAAAGACCGACAAAAAGAAGCTAAAATACGTTACTATGGGAACGCTACGGTATAGCAGTTACGATATAGTCCTCCAAGAAGTACCCAACGAGATATCCCTGTGTTTTACCATCACAGGGTGTCCGTTAGGCTGCGAGGGTTGCCATTCCGAATATATTTGGGACGGTAGCAAAGGCTGTGCGCTTACTAATGAAGGTTTAGAACAACTGCTTAGCAAGTATGAAGATATGATAAGCTGTGTGCTGTTTATGGGAGGCGAGTGGCAGGTAGAAACCCTGCTCTCGCTTATCTTTCAAGTGAAGTGCAAACGGCTGAAAACGGCACTCTATACAGGGCTTAACCTCAAGCAAGTACAGCGCAAATACCCTGAGCTGTTAGGGTGTTTAGACTACATCAAAACCGGCAAGTGGTTACCTAAACTCGGTGGCTTAGACAGCCCCACCACCAATCAAGAGTTTTTAAACCTGCAAACCGGAGAGGTGATGAATAAAGTGTTTTTAAAGGTAAAAGGAAAAGCCTGACTGCAGACGTAGCTAGGTGTGTGAATAAGAAAATAATACCAAGATTTCACACGTACAGC is from Capnocytophaga ochracea DSM 7271 and encodes:
- the nrdG gene encoding anaerobic ribonucleoside-triphosphate reductase activating protein → MGTLRYSSYDIVLQEVPNEISLCFTITGCPLGCEGCHSEYIWDGSKGCALTNEGLEQLLSKYEDMISCVLFMGGEWQVETLLSLIFQVKCKRLKTALYTGLNLKQVQRKYPELLGCLDYIKTGKWLPKLGGLDSPTTNQEFLNLQTGEVMNKVFLKVKGKA